One segment of Fusarium oxysporum f. sp. lycopersici 4287 chromosome 7, whole genome shotgun sequence DNA contains the following:
- a CDS encoding uridine kinase produces the protein MSASAILEVNGGLESHVTVQKRAYYSPPWADVSIIGVAGSSGSGKSTLSQAIVKKLNLPWVVILSMDSFYKTLTPEQSKLAFANEYDFDSPDAIDFDVLVDKLRDLKAGKRAEIPVYSFAKHSRLDRTTSIYSPHVLVLEGIFALYDPRVLELLDMGIYCEADADTCLSRRLVRDVRERGRDIEGIIKQWFGFVKPNFEKFVEPQRKVADLIVPRGIENRVALEMMVQFVEKKLFEKSRHHREALSRLEAASKDSPLSERVVVLDDTRQLKFMNTILQDIDTDPEDFIFYFDRLASLIIEQALNNAHFEAKNIVTPQGYEYKGLVSTGEVCAVIVLRGGSAFEPALRKTIPDCRTGRLLIQSDYSTGEPELHYLRLPDDIADQESVLLLDTQMATGGAALMAVQVLVDHGVKQDRIVLATYSAGKVGLHRLTSVFPEITVVVCNMLDYQQERWVEKRYFRC, from the exons ATGTCCGCCTCTGCAATCCTTGAAGTCAACGGCGGGCTCGAGAGTCATGTCACGGTTCAGAAGCGAGCTTACTATTCACCTCCTTGGGCCGATGTCAGCATTATCGGCGTCGCGGGCAGCTCAGGTTCAGGCAAATCGACCTTGTCCCAGGCTATCGTCAAGAAGTTGAACCTACCCTGGGTCGTTATTTTGTCAATG GACTCTTTTTATAAGACCTTGACACCCGAGCAGTCTAAACTGGCCTTCGCCAACGAATATGACTTCGACTCGCCTGAC GCCATCGATTTCGATGTTCTGGTCGATAAGCTACGGGATCTTAAGGCTGG AAAACGGGCTGAAATTCCTGTTTATTCATTCGCCAAACATTCTCGATTGGACCGTACAACATCCATCTACTCGCCTCATGTACTTGTCCTAGAGGGTATTTTTGCGCTTTACGACCCTCGAGTGCTTGAACTGCTTGATATGGGT ATCTATTGTGAGGCAGATGCAGATACTTGCCTGTCAAGGAGAC TTGTCCGTGATGTACGAGAGCGTGGGCGGGATATCGAGGGTATCATCAAGCAGTGGTTTGGATTTGTCAAGCCAAACTTTGAGAAG TTCGTCGAGCCCCAACGGAAGGTTGCTGATTTGATCGTACCGCGAGGAATCGAGAACAGAGTTGCCCTTG AAATGATGGTTCAgtttgtcgagaagaagctgttcGAGAAATCAAGACATCACCGAGAGGCACTGTCCCGCCTGGAAGCAGCAAGTAAGGATTCACCGCTTTCTGAACGGGTCGTGGTCTTGGATGATACACGACAGCTCAAATTCATGAACACCATCCTTCAGGATATTGACACAGATCCTGAGGATTTCATCTTCTACTTTGACAGGCTTGCGAGCCTGATTATTGAACA GGCCCTCAACAATGCCCATTTCGAGGCCAAGAATATTGTAACACCCCAAGGATACGAATACAAGGGTCTTGTATCAACGGGTGAGGTCTGCGCCGTTATTGTACTCCGAGGAGGATCAGCGTTTGAGCCGGCGCTTCGAAAGACTATTCCCGATTGCCGAACGGGCCGTCTTCTTATCCAATCCGACTATTCCACGGGAGAGCCGGAACTTCATTACTTGCGACTACCTGACGATATTGCAGACCAAGAAAGCGTCCTACTTCTGGACACCCAGATGGCTACTGGAGGTGCAGCGTTGATGGCGGTGCAAGTCCTGGTCGATCACGGCGTGAAACAGGATCGTATTGTTCTAGCAACATACTCGGCCGGCAAGGTTGGACTTCACAGATTGACATCCGTTTTCCCAGAGATTACAGTCGTGGTTTGCAACATGCTCGACTACCAACAAGAACGATGGGTCGAGAAGAGGTATTTCCGCTGCTGA
- a CDS encoding NADH dehydrogenase has product MPVSSMMAARLARAGQNRAITSSRCFKPSLAPRPIYSSQSRSFVKLTGASPSITKGSPATSRTTRQLPSQFFVRALSGKPLPQGKSRALNFCYRLAAWVGISISVIGVGIVGFFIYDASTYFEHPTQSDIDVSKIALQPRSGGEKNLPIAEVFIDDDDSEEKRRLKDKPRLVILGGGWGGVALLKELNPDDYHVTVISPTNYFLFTPMLPSATVGTLELRSLVEPIRRILSRVNGHFIRAKAEDIDFSHKMVEVSQVDANGKDIRFYVPYDKLVVAVGSTTNPHGVKGLENAYFLKDINDARMIRNQVIQNFELANLPTCPDEERKRLLSFCVSGGGPTGVEFAAELFDLLNEDLTRHFPRLLRNEISVHLIQSRGHILNTYDETVSRYAEERFARDQVDVLTNSRVKEVLPDKIIFTQKQEDGTMITKELPIGFCLWSTGVSQTQFCQTLAAKLGKSQTNRHALETDTHLRLNGSPLGDVYAIGDCSTVQNNVADHIVTFLRSLAWKRGKDPETLQLSFADWRGVAEDVKRRFPQSINHLKRVDKLFKEFDKDKSGTLDFDELTQLLKQVDDKLTSLPATAQRAHQQGQYLARKFNKMARMHEGLNANDIREGDVDAAVYKAFEYKHLGSLAYVGNSAIFDLGEGRSLAGGLWAVYAWRSVYFAQSVSLRTRLLMAMDWTKRGLFGRDLMSF; this is encoded by the exons ATGCCCGTCTCTTCCATGATGGCCGCGCGACTGGCTCGCGCCGGTCAAAACAGGGCCATTACCAGCTCTCGATGCTTCAAACCATCTCTCGCTCCTCGCCCAATATACTCGTCGCAATCGCGAAGCTTCGTCAAGCTCACAGGGGCTTCGCCATCAATCACAAAGGGCTCTCCAGCAACTAGCCGAACCACCCGCCAACTACCCTCCCAGTTCTTCGTGCGCGCTCTATCAGGAAAACCACTTCCCCAAGGAAAGTCTAGAGCCCTTAATTTTTGCTACCGCCTAGCGGCTTGGGTTGGTATTTCAATATCAGTTATCGGCGTTGGTATTgttggcttcttcatctaCGATGCCAGCACATATTTCGAGCACCCCACTCAGAGCGATATCGATGTCTCAAAGATTGCCCTTCAGCCTCGCAGTGGTGGTGAAAAGAACCTGCCAATCGCCGAGGTAttcattgatgatgacgactcGGAGGAGAAGCGTCGCCTCAAAGACAAGCCACGACTGGTGATTCTTGGTGGCGGATGGGGAGGTGTTGCGCTCCTCAAAGAGCTGAACCCAGACGATTACCATGTTACTGTTATTTCGCCAACCAATTACTTCCTCTTCACCCCTATGCTTCCCTCAGCTACAGTAGGTACTCTCGAGTTGCGATCTCTTGTTGAGCCTATTCGACGAATTCTGAGCCGGGTTAACGGTCACTTCATTCGcgccaaggctgaggataTCGACTTTTCGCACAAGATGGTGGAAGTGTCGCAAGTTGACGCAAACGGCAAAGATATCAGATTCTATGTGCCATACGATAAGCTTGTCGTTGCTGTCGGTTCGACAACCAATCCTCACGGTGTCAAGGGTCTGGAAAATGCCTACTTCCTTAAGGATATCAATGACGCACGCATGATTCGAAACCAGGTCATACAAAACTTCGAGTTGGCCAACTTGCCTACATGCCCGGATGAGGAACGAAAGCGTCTACTTTCCTTCTGTGTCAGTGGTGGTGGCCCTACAGGTGTCGAGTTCGCTGCTGAGCTttttgaccttctcaacgaGGATTTGACGAGGCACTTCCCCCGACTTCTACGTAATGAGATCTCAGTCCATCTTATCCAAAGCCGTGGACACATTTTGAACACATACGATGAGACTGTTTCACGATATGCTGAGGAACGCTTTGCTCGCGACCAAGTTGACGTCCTCACCAACTCTCGTGTCAAGGAGGTTCTCCCCgacaagatcatcttcacacagaaacaagaagatggcacAATGATCACCAAGGAGCTACCTATTGGTTTCTGCCTTTGGTCGACTGGTGTTTCGCAAACCCAGTTCTGTCAAACACTGGCTGCTAAGCTGGGCAAATCTCAGACAAACCGACATGCTCTGGAGACTGACACCCACCTTCGTCTTAATGGCTCACCCCTGGGCGATGTATACGCCATCGGAGATTGTTCTACAGTCCAGAACAACGTTGCCGACCACATCGTCACTTTCCTGCGATCCTTGGCCTGGAAGCGTGGCAAGGACCCTGAGACACTTCAGCTCAGTTTCGCTGACTGGCGAGGTGTTGCTGAGGACGTCAAGAGACGATTCCCCCAGTCTATCAACCATCTCAAGCGCGTGGACAAGCTATTCAAGGAATTCGATAAGGACAAATCCGGCACactcgactttgatgagttgACACAATTGCTAAAACAAGTCGACGACAAGCTCACATCCTTGCCTGCTACTGCCCAGCGCGCTCATCAGCAAGGACAATATCTTGCTCGCAAGTTCAACAAGATGGCACGCATGCATGAGGGCCTGAACGCCAACGACATTCGCGAgggtgatgttgatgctgctGTTTACAAGGCCTTTGAGTATAAGCACCTAGGCAGTCTCGCTTATGTTGGTAACTCTGCCatctttgatcttggtgaggGTCGAAGCTTGGCTGGTGGTCTCTGGGCTGTTTACGCTTGGCGCTCTGTCTACTTTGCCCAGAGCGTGAGTCTGCGAACACGACTATTGATGGCCATGGACTGGACCAAGCGAGGTCTTTTTGGACGAG ATTTAATGAGTTTCTAA